A region of the Litchfieldia alkalitelluris genome:
ATCATCATTTTCGTATATTTCTATTTCATGATTTTTCAATAACTCATAACCAATATCAGGTATTTTTCCAGATATAAAAATTTTCGCCATGCAATTCACTCCAATACAAAGATAACTTTTAAATCAAACTATTATTACCATACAACTTTTTTAAAGCTTTTGCACTCCTCAAGAGGTGACTTATAACCCGTTTAAGAGCACATTCAAACATGCTCAATATAGAACAACTGATCTAGCTTCGACTTAAACTGATTTTATGATAAGTCCCTAAAAAACACAAAAGAAAAAGCGTGATTATTTATACGAATCCACGCTTTTTGATACATTAGATATAATTTCAAATTTTTTAAAAATTGTTGAAACTCAAGGTAATAAACATCATAATTTGGGAGTTGCTTAAAACCAAGTTTATTAGCAATACTAATTGAATCTTTTCGAAAATATTCAGTCGTCCAACGCGGTGTCCCATTTTTAGCTAAACATTCAATAATGAAGTCACTCGCCATTTTTGGTAGCAATTCCTTTTCCACGATGTGATTTATCATATGTGTTAATTCCAATTTCGTAAATATCCTGACTTACAAAAACGGAAATACATGTACCGATTACTTTTTCTTTATAAGTTGCGCAATAACCAATCCCATGTTCTAGGAATAAATCAATACTTTTCCAAAACTTTAGGATTTCATTTAATACGGTATGACGATCATCACTCTCTATTAATTGCTTATTAATTCTCTTTATCTCATACTCTTTTGATAACTTACGTTTACCAAATGAGGATTGCAAAAAGAGTTCTTTTTGGAATTCAAAAGGAATTCGCTCCCCAGTTTTTAACATATCAAATT
Encoded here:
- a CDS encoding GNAT family N-acetyltransferase codes for the protein MINHIVEKELLPKMASDFIIECLAKNGTPRWTTEYFRKDSISIANKLGFKQLPNYDVYYLEFQQFLKNLKLYLMYQKAWIRINNHAFSFVFFRDLS
- a CDS encoding GNAT family N-acetyltransferase codes for the protein MIYKLELKDYKKINKLVSPFRFNPIIQGVIEGNQRGEIYTDYLESPNTALVWAKNEMYYLIGDSSNLIFNEEILSYLKSTIFPEAINIGEDTLNLETYPHESWKKVIESQFDMLKTGERIPFEFQKELFLQSSFGKRKLSKEYEIKRINKQLIESDDRHTVLNEILKFWKSIDLFLEHGIGYCATYKEKVIGTCISVFVSQDIYEIGINTYDKSHRGKGIATKNGE